The Caminicella sporogenes DSM 14501 DNA window GGTTATTTGGGATATAAATATGCACAAGAAAGACCTTTAGCACTATCTGCTAGTATAGTATTTGAACAGCTATATTCAGGAGTTGATGGAGATAGTGCCTCAAGTACTGAGCTTTATGCAATACTGTCAAGTTTGTCAGGAGTACCAATTAAGCAGTATATAGCAGTTACTGGTTCAGTCAATCAAAGAGGTGAAATTCAACCTATTGGAGGAGTAAATGAAAAAATTGAAGGATTTTATAAAGTTTGTAAAATTAAAGGTTTAACAGGAAAACAGGGAGTTATGATTCCACATCAAAATGTCAAAAATTTAATGTTAACTGATGAAGTGATAGAAGCTGTAAAAGAAGGTAAATTCCACATATATGCAGTAAAAACTATAGATGAAGGGATTGAAATATTGACTGGAGTACCGGCTGGAAAAATCAATGAAAAAGGCGAATATCCAATAGGTACAATTCATTATCTTGTTAATAAAAGACTTGAAGAATTATATGAAAAGAGTAGAGAAAAAAATGAAGAGAAGTAACAATGAGATAGGGCCTCAATCCCTATCTTTTTTAGTTTTGATTATTTTTTCTTCAGTGATAATGAAATCTAATTGATAATCATGTTTATCTTTTGGTATTTTATCAATTAATTGAAGTTCATATGAAAGTCCTATGGCTGTAAAATTATGACTGAGATTTGAAAGAAATTTGTCATAATATCCAGCACCATAGCCTATACGATACCCTTTTTTATCAAAAACTACTCCGGGAACTAATATTATATCTATTATTTCAGGAGATACAATATCTATTTTTTCACTTTTAGGTTCTAAAATTCCATAAGTAGAAATAGTTAAGTCATCAAAAGAATTAATCTTAGATAATAACAATTCTTTAGTTTTTACTTTTGAAATGGGAACGATTACATTTTTTTTATTTAGAAACAAATCTTCAATTATATATTTTGTTTTTACTTCTTTTCTGAAGTCCAAATAAACCATGACGTTATTTGCATTTTTATATTCTGGTAAGCTGGATAAATTATAAAATATTTGTTTGCTTTTCATATTTACATCATCAGTAGTAAGAGCATTTCTCTTTTTAAGAAAAATCTTTCTCATTTCTTTTTTTTCCATGCTATCACACCTTTATGATTTTATTATTTTAAAATTTTACTTATATTTTTACATTATTCTATATTGAATTTTATTCAATTATAGATAGACTTATAATCTTTACAAAAAAATTACATTATTTATATTTCCTTTATATCGTCTATATAAATAATTATAATATATAAGTAGGGAAAATAGTCTAAAATTCCTATCATTTGTCAAAAAAATTTTGAAGGAAAGATAGATTATATGTCGAACTTAAAATAAAGTTAGGAGTTGATGTGATGATTGAACTGATTAATATTTCAAAACGATATAAGAATGGTGTAATGGCACTTTCTAATATAAATTTAAAAATTGAAAAAGGTGAATTTGTATTTTTAGTAGGACCAAGTGGTGCTGGTAAATCCACAATTATAAAAATGTTGTTAAAAGAAGTAAAACCTACTCAAGGCAGGATAATAATAGATAATGAAGATATTACACATATTCATAGAAGAAAAGTACCTTATTTGAGAAGAAAAGTAGGAGTAGTTTTTCAGGATTTTAGATTACTTCCAAATAAGACGGTATATGAAAATGTAGCTTTTGCAATGGAAATAATTGAAGCAGCTGGAAAGGAAATACGCAAACAGGTGCCAATGGTACTTAGTATGGTAGGACTCAGCAATAAAGCAAAAATGTATCCAAATCAGCTTTCAGGTGGAGAACAGCAGAGAGTATCTATTGCAAGGGCGATAGTTAATAATCCGCCAATCTTGATTGCAGATGAGCCAACTGGAAATCTTGACCCTGAAACATCTTGGGAAATAATGAAATTGCTTAGAATGGTAAATAGAAGGGGAACAACCGTAGTTATGGCAACTCATGCTAAGGATATAGTTGATATGATGCAGCAGAGAGTTATAGCATTAGAAAAAGGACAAGTTGTAAGAGATGACAAAAAGGGAGGCTACGGTTATGAAGATTAAAACTTTTGGATATATGTTTAAAGAAGGATTTAAGAATATATGGAGAAATAGGATGATGAGCTTAGTATCCATAGGTTCTGTGTCAGCGACATTAATAATTTTAGGTATAATTTTTGTGCTTGTATTAAATATTAATAATTTTACAGAATGGGCAAAAGATCAGTTTGATGCTATCAAGATTTATTTAAGTGATGATATATCAGAAGATAGAATTGTAAAAATAGGAAAAGAAATTAAGCAGATAAGCGGAATAAAAAGCGTTGAATTTGAATCCAAAGAAGATGCTTTAAAAAAGATGAAAGAAAGTTGGGGCGAACATGGGTATCTTTTAGAAGGATTTGAAAATAGAAATCCTCTGCCAAATTCTTATACGGTATATTTAGAAAATATAGAAGATAGTGAAAAAATAGTAAACCAGCTTAAAAGTATAAGTGGAGTTGAAAAAGTAAATTTTTATAAAGATATTATAGATAAACTTATAGGAGTAACTAGTCTTATAAAGTTAATAGGATTAGCTGTAATAGCAGTATTGATAATAATATCGGTTTTTATAATAGGAAATACGATTAAGTTAGCTGTTGCAGCAAGAAAAAGAGAAATAAATATAATGAAATATGTTGGAGCTACAAATTGGTTTATTAGATGGCCGTTTTTTATTGAAGGTACTTTAGTGGGTTTAATAGGGGCTTTTCTTAGTGTATTGATAATTTATGGGACATATAAATATATATATAACTTAGTAATAAATAATTTATATGATATATTTACAGCTTATATTCTTCCAATAGATGTCATATTAAATGACATAATAGTTTTATTTATAGTATTAGGTGCGGGAATAGGTGCTTTGGGAAGTTTAATGTCTATGAGGAAATATTTGAGAGTATAAGGGAGGAGGGATATATGTGCGGAAAAATAAAATAATTACATTGATTATATCTTTGATAATGGTTTTATTTATGATTATTGAGAGCTTTGCAGTAGGTGTAAATAATGATAAAAAGAAATTAAATGAAGTTACTAATAAGATAAAGAAAATACAAAGTGATAAAAAAGAAAATAAAAAGAAACAGGAAACGGTAAGAGAAGAAATAAGGAGATTAGAAAACGAAATTCAAAAACTTGAAAGAGAATTGCAGAGTATTGAAAATAATGTCAGTAAAACAAAAAAAGAAATAGAAACAGCTAAAAATGATTTAACAAGAGCAGAGAAAGATATAAGTGATAAAAAAGATATATTAGACTCAAGATTAAGAGTAATGTATGAGAATGGAAATGTAGGATATTTGGAAGTTTTGCTTGACAGTGAAAATTTTGCTGATTTGATGTCAAGATTGGATATGATAAAGAAGATATTCAAAAAGGATATAGAGCTTTTAAAGTATTTGAAACAGCAGAGAGATTTGATTGAGGCAAAGAAAAAATCGCTTGAAGTTCATAAATCTGAGCTTATAAGTCTTTTAAATCAAATGAAAAATAAAAAAGAAAAGTTGAGAGTTTCAAGAGGAGAAATGGAAAGAGTAAAGAAAAAACTTATGAAAGACTATGCAGCTCTTGAAGCTGAAGAAGATGAACTTGTAAAGTTAGCTAGGAGAATAGAAGAAGAAATAAGAAGAAAACAATCATCTGCTAAATATGTAGGTGGAAAAATGACTTGGCCTGCACCGGGATACCATAGAATAACTTCTCCATTTGGATATAGGATACATCCGATATTAAAGACTAAGAAGCTTCATACAGGTATCGATATAGGTATACCTTTGGGCAAAAATATTGTAGCGGCACAAAGCGGTAAAGTTATACATGCAGGTTGGCTTGGAGGATATGGTAAAGTTGTGATGATTGACCACGGTGGAGGAATTGTTACGCTTTATGCACATAATTCTCGAATATTAGTTAAGGAAGGACAAAATGTGAGTAGAGGACAAGTTATATCTAAATGTGGTAGTACAGGAATGTCAACAGGACCTCATTTGCATTTTGAAGTTCGTGAAAATGGTAAATTTGTAGATCCGCTTAAATATGTCAGACCATAGTTTTTCATATAAAACAAGCCAGATAACAGCTAGAAGATAAGCAGTTATCTGGCTGTTTTCATTTACAAAGAAACGATTTTTTTGTGATATAACCTTTTCTATTCATGTTGTTGACTACATAAGTGCTACCTGCAAAATTTATAAAAAAATAAAAAGAAAACTGAATTAAAAGTTTTTTAGTATTATAAAAATTTTTAGATAAAAATCTTCGACAAAAGTGGTGTTTTTTTATGTTAAGAAGGATTTTTTCTATGGTATAATAAATATAGGAAGAAGTGTGAAAAAATGAAAAAAGGAATTAACAAGATTGAGGAGAATAAAAATGAAGAAACAAAAACTTATGAGACCCATAGTAGACTTTGCATTTAAAGCATTATTTGGGTCAGAAAATGAGGAAAGCAAAATAATATTAATACATCTTTTGAATTCAATATTAGGATTAAGAGAAAAGGAGAAAATTAAAGAAATAATCTATTTAAATCCATATAATAATAAAGAATATGAAAATGACAAACTATCAATAATGGATATAAAAGTAAAAACAGAAAAAGAAGAAATAATAGATATAGAGATGCAGATAAATAACAATGATAACTATAGAAAAAGAAGTCTATATTACTGGAGTAAATTATATAGCGAAACGATAAATGAATCTAAAGCCTATGAAACATTAAAGAAGTGTATAGTAATAAATATATTAAATTTCAATCTATTATATGAAACGGAGAAGTATCATAGTAAATTTAGAATAATGGAAATAGAAGAGAAATATGAGTTGTTAGAAGATTTAGAGATACATTATATTGAGCTTAAGAAGTTTGATGATATGAAAGACATAGAAGAAATGGACGAACTGGAAAAATGGTTGACATTTATAAAGAATGCTGGTGAAGAAGGAAAAGAGGGAAGGATAGAAAAAATAAGAAAGAAAGATGAGGTGATTGATATGGCTGGAAAGATGTTGGAAAAGTTAAGTGCAGATGAAAGGGCAAGACAGATGTATTTAGCAAGAGAAAAAGCTTTGCTGGACCAAATATCAGCAAAGAAATATCAAGAAATAATGCTGCAGCGTGCAAAAGAAAAAGCAAAAGAAGAAGGGAAAAAAGAAGGAATAAAACAGGGAATAAAACAAGGAATAAAACAGGGAATAATGGAAGGAAAAAGAGAAGGAATAAAACAAGGAATAAAAGAAGGGAAATATGAAGTAGTAAAAAATCTAATAAAAATGGGAGTAGATTTAAAGATAATTGCAGATGGAGCAGGTATAAGTTATGAAGAAGTAATGAAGATAAAAGAAAAAGCTGAAAAAGAAAAGCATTAAAGAATTTTAACAAATGGACAGCAGTAAGAAGCTTTAAAGAAATACTAAATGGATATGAAATGTTTGAAGAAAATATATTAAAAAATGTAATATTAAAAAAGAACCAAAAATGTAAGATAGTGTAGAAAAATTTAATAATTATGTTTATTTTGTTAAGAATTTGTGTATATTAATAATAATCAGGCATCTCCTAGATATTTTATTTTAAATTAATATTGCTAGGATTTAGATGTCTGATTTTTTATTTTAAATAGCTGTTAAAATTTTATAGAGTATTTTCAAATTAATTTGAGTATAAAAAGATTTTATAGTACATGATGTTTGTTTATTATGAAAAAGGCAAACGATATATTATAATTGGATTGAGAGAAAATTAACAAATGTGATGACTAGGTGGTGAATTTATTATTAAAATAGCAAGTCAAATAATCAATTTACTTAATTATTATTTATGGAATATTTTTTTACCGCTTCTTATATTATTAGGAGGATTTATAACATATAGAACATGGAGTTTTATTAATAGCATAAGTGATAAAGACAAAACTAAGTGGGAATTTTCTAAGGTTAAAACTTCTCTTTCTATATCTTTGGCATCTAAGATTGGAACAGGTGCTATTATTGGAGTTTTAACAGCTATGTGGAAGACATCAGATAATGGTGTAGGTGGAGAAAGTATAGTTTTATGGGTTTTTATAGGAATGTTTGCATTAGTTCCTTTAACGTATTCAGAGGTATTATTTTCTCAGATAACAAGAAAAACGCCTAGAGATTTTATTAATTATAACATAAATAAAAGAGCAGGATTTTTATATACTATTTGTTTAGTTATATTATATTCATTTGGTTTTGTTGGTTTTCAGTTAACAGGAATTCAAAGTGTTATAAAAATATTTTTTAAACAAAGTTTTAACTATGAATTTACGCAAAGTGGTTTGTTGTTTTATATAATAATACCTCTTATTATAATAGCGTCTATTATAGTTATAACAAAAAATCATAAACTTTTTATAAATACTTTAGGTTCTATGGTATCTATAATAATTCTGTTTTATATGGTATTTTTTATATCGTTTATATTTTTGACAAGAGGATTTATTCCAAAGTATATACATTATATTTGGAATGATTTTACAAATATTAAATCAGTTTCTATTGGAATACCGATAGGTCTTATTATAGGATTTCAAAGAATTATTCAGATAAGTGAAACAGCTCTAGGTACTAGTGCATTAGCAAGTTCTAATGCAGAAAATTCTCCAAGAAGGGAAGCTTTATTACAAACTATATCAACTATTATCACTATATTTATAGCTGTTGTAATAACATCGTATGTATTTACATATGGAAGATATAATTTTGCTAATGTGAGATTAAGTGGAAATGGATTTGAGAGAATTGCAGGATATTTAGCTAGTGCAGCTTCTGTAACTGGTAATTTTGGATTGGGAATTATAATAACTTTTTTTATCTTATCAGGGCTAACAACAGTATTAGGTTCATTTCATTTTCTTAATACAACTATGAATATGAGTGAGAATAAAAAAATTATATTTTATATAAGTTTAATAACTTTATCGGGAATACTTAGTATTTCAAATTTTGATGTAATATTTAATGCAGTAGATTTGTTAATGTTTATAGTAGGCTTTGTAAATATAATGGCAATGTTTATTTTTGTCATTAAGAATATAAATAAGTTTAAAGTTAAATATTAAATAATAAATTGTAAATTTAAATCAAATATTGGAGGGATAAAAATGGGTAGAAAAATTTTAATAGTTGGTGGAGTTGCCGGTGGAGCATCTGCAGCAGCGAGATTGAGAAGATTAAGTGAGGAAGACCAAATAATTATGTTTGAAAAAGGACCTCACGTATCATTTTCAAATTGCTGTTTGCCATATCATTTAAGCGGTATAGTAGAAGATGCTGACAGTTTAGTTCTTATGAGTCCTGAAAAGTTTTTGAAGCAGTACAACATAGAGGCTAGAGTAAACAATGAAGTAGTATCTATTGATAGAGAAAACAAAGAAATAACTGTTAAGAATTTATTGACTGGTGAACAGTACAAAGAATCATATGACAAATTAATATTATCACCTGGAGCAAGACCAATAGTTCCACCTATTCCGGGAATTGAAAATGTAAATGTATTTTCAATTAGAAATGTTGTAGATATTGATAAATTGAATAAGTTTGTAAAATCAATGGAAACTAAGGATGTAGTAGTAATAGGTGGAGGATTTATCGGAGTTGAAGCTGCTGAAAATTTAAAAGAAGCAGGATACAATGTAACTTTAATTGAAGCTATGCCTCAAATTATGAAGCCATTTGATTATGACATGGTACAAATTTTACATAAAGAATTATATGATAATGGAGTAAATTTAATAGTAGGAGATAAAGTTAGTTCTTTTGAAAAAGATACAGTTATCCTAGAATCAGGAAAGAAAGTTCAGGCTCAGGTAGTTGTTATGGCAATTGGTGTAGTTCCAGAAACTGAGTTAGCGGTAAAAGCAGGATTAGAACTAGGAGAAACAGGAGCTATAAAAGTAGATCAAAATTATAGAACTAATGATGAAGATATATATGCAGTAGGAGATGCTATTGAAGTATATCATGCATTAACTAATTCATATACTAAATTACCTTTAGCTGGACCAGCTCAAAAACAAGCAAGAGGAGTAGCAGACCACATAAATGGAATGCAAATAAATAATACAGGATTTATTGGTTCATCAGTTATAAAGGTATTTAATTATAATGCTGCATCTACAGGTTTAAATGAAGGGTTAATAAAAGCTCTTAATTTAAATATAAAATACGATGTAGTTAAAATAATTCCTGGAGATAAGGTTGGATTAATGCCTGGATGTGAATCAGTTCACTTCAAATTAATCTATGAAATACCAACAGGAAGAGTATTAGGAGCTCAAGCAATTGGTAAAGGTAATGTAGATAAGAGAATAGATGTAATTGCTACAGCTATTAAATTTGGTGCAACTGTAAATGATTTAAGGGATTTAGAATTGTGCTATGCTCCACCATTTGGAACTGCTAAAGATGTAGTTAATCTTGCAGGATATGTAGGTTCTAACTTATTGCATGGTGCATTTAAACAAGTACATTCATCAGATGTAAGAGATTTAGTAGAAAGTGGAGCTTGTATAATAGATGTAAGAGAGAAAAATGAATATGAACAAGGTCATATAATAGGAGCTAAAAACATACCACTTAGTGAGTTAAGAGAAAGATTAGATGAAATACCTAAAGACAAGCCTGTTTACTTACATTGTAGAAGTGGACAAAGAAGTTATAATGCAGTATTAGCACTTCAAAATTTAGGATTCAAAAATGTTTATAATATATCTGCTGGATTTATGGGATTATGTTTTTATGAATATTTCAATGATAAGACAACTGGCAGAAAGATGATTGTAACAGAGTATAATTTTGAATAAAAATTAAGGGGGCGTTTAAGCCCCTGATAATTTGATAATATTTATCAAGGGATAATTGTGGCAATAAACGTGAAAAAAATGACAATAGGGAGGTAATAATAGTGAAACCAGATAAATTAAGGTCGAACGAAATAAATAAGACTCAAGTTTTTATTGGGTTTGCACTTGTAGTAGCTATGGGTGTATTTGCAGCATTTCAATATACTAAAGATTATAGATTAGCACTTCATTTAATTATTGGATTGACTATTGGGTATGTTATGCAAAGGTCAAGATTTGGATTTGCAGGAGCTATCAGAAAGTTGTATTTAACTGGAGATAGTAGTTTAACAAAAGCACTAATGTTTTTATTTTCTATTACATTATTAGCAACAGCAGCAATACATTATGGAGCATTTGTAAAAGGTGCAGATGTATATTATAGAGCTGTTAAGTCAGGTGCAGCAGTAATTCCGGGTTCAGATTATGTAGAACCAGCTAACTTAGCTACTATAATAGGAGGAATATTATTTGGTATTGGTATGATGTTAGGAGGCGGATGTGCTTCAGGAACACTTACAGATGCTGGAGAAGGTGAAGGAAGAGGACTTATTGTATTATTTTTCTTTTCAACAGGAGCATTATGGGGAGCACATGACATGCCTTGGTGGACACAGAGTATATTCTTTAAAATACACAAAAGACTTTATTTACCGGATGCCTTTGGATATATGGGAACTATTGTGCTTTCTCTGTTAGGATATTTATTAATTTATGTTATTGCTAAAAAATATGAAGATAAGAGAAGAAGAGAAAATACATTAAAATTAGAGAAATATGCCGATTGGGAGAAAGAATTACCTCAGCCAAAAGAATATAAATTCTTTAGTAAAGAAACTTATCATAAGTTTTTTGTTAAAAGATGGTCTTATTATACTGGTGCAGTATTTATAATGATTATGTTTGTAACAATATTAGTTACAACAGGAACAAGTTGGGGAGTAACAGCTGTATTTGCACATTGGGCTGCTTGGTTCTATCAGGCATTAGGAATAGTAGACGTTTCAGACTGGGGATGGTTCTCAGGAAGAATGGATGCTATAAGAGGCGGATTTTTTAATCATCCGGGTTCAATGAGAAACATGGGAATAATAATAGGAGCTTTAATAGCACCATTATTAGCTGGACATTTTTCATTCAAGAAAGATTTTAGACTAAAAGATGTTTTCTTCTATGCGATAGGTGGATTATTAATGGGATATGGTGCTAGAATAGCTTTAGGTTGTAATGTAGGAGCATTATATTCTGGATTATCTAATATGTCACTATCAGGATGGGTATTTATGCCTTCATTAATATTAGGTGGTATACTTGGTGTTAAATTAACTAAAAAACTTAATATTAAAATTTAATAAATATTTTATTAAAAAATAGAAATATTTCTTGATTAATAGAGCCTGTGATTTTTGATAATCATGGGCTCTTATAGTTTTTATAAAGATTTTATAACAATGGAAATAATTTCAAAATAATGAAAATTATTTTTTGTAGACAATTGATAAAAAAATAACAAAATAGTATACTGTATATGATATATTTTATTTAATTTTGGAGGGATATATATGATTACTGTTAATGTGTGTATAGGCAGTGCATGTCATTTAAAAGGTTCTTACAATGTAATAAATAAACTTCAACAGATATTACGTGAAAGAAACTTAGAAGACAAGATAGAAATAAAAGCTGCATTTTGCCTAGGAGAATGTACTAAAGCAGTATCAGTAAAAATAGATGATGGAGAAGTTTTTTCAGTAAGAGAAGATACAGTAGAAGAATTTTTTGAAACTCACCTTTTAGGGAGGTTATAATGGTGAAATTATTAAATATTTCAGAAGCAAATTGTAGAAATTGTTATAAATGCTTCAGAAGTTGTGTTATTAAATCAATAAAAATAGAAAATGAACAAGCACACATGGTAAGTGATACTTGTATATACTGTGGTCAGTGCCTTAAAGAATGTCCTCAAGGAGCTATAAAAAAGGAAAGTGATTTAAAGAGTGTTAAGGAAGCTATTGAAAATGGAAAAAAAGTAGTAGCAAGTATAGCACCTTCATTTGTTGGTAATTTTAAATTTGATGATGCTGGACAGTTAGTAGCAGGATTAAAAAAAATAGGATTTTTTGCAGTTGAGGAAACAGCTGTAGGAGCAGAAATAGTTACGGAATTATATAGAGATTATATTAAAAAAACTTCTAAAAAGAATTTGATAACAACTTGTTGTCCATCTGCTACATTACTAATAGAAAAATATTATCCTGTATTGAGAGAATATATGATACCTATAGTATCCCCCATGTTAGCTCATGGAAAAGTTATTAAAAAAGTATATGGAAAAGATAGCTATGTAGTTTTTATAGGACCGTGTATAAGTAAGATGTACGAAGCAAATGAATTTCAGCATGAAGGAACAATTGATGCAGTAATTACATTTCAAGAATTAGATCAGTGGCTTGAAGAACAAAATATAGATTTGACTGCATTAGAGAAGGATAGTTTTAATAAAACATCATTTAAAACAGGAAGTGGATTTCCTATAAGCGGAAATATAATTAAAAATTTGGTTAAAGAAAGCAGTGAAAAAAAGTATAAATTAATACATGTTACCGGTATAGAAGATTGTATTACATTTTTAGACTGTATGTTAGAAGGTAAAATAAACAATGTACTATTAGAACTTAGTGTATGCAGAGGTGGCTGTATAGGCGGACCGGGTTCAAGTGATAATTCAGAATGTTATTATATAGCAAAAAATAAAATAGAAGAATATGTAAACAAGAAAAGAGAAAAAAATGATAAAGTTTATAATGATATAAAAGAAATAATTAGTAAAATAGATTTTTCTAAAAAATTTTTTGATAAGAGTATTCCAAGACAGATAGCTACAGAAGAAGAAATAACAGCTATACTAAGAGCTATGGGGAAATTTAAAAAAGAAGATGAACTCAATTGCGGTGGATGTGGATTTAATACATGTCGAGATAAAGCACAAGCAGTATTTGAAGGAAAAGCAGAGCTCAGTATATGTTTGCCTTTTATGAGAAATAAAGCAGAAAGTATATCAAATATTATGTTTGAATATACACCAAATATAGTATTTGCTTTGAATGAAAAGTTAGAGGTATTGGAATTTAATCCTACAGCTGAAAAAATATTCAAGATAAAAGAAGAAGATATTAAGAATAAACCTATATCAACTTTAATAGATGATTCGGATTTTATTAA harbors:
- a CDS encoding YeeE/YedE family protein; this translates as MKPDKLRSNEINKTQVFIGFALVVAMGVFAAFQYTKDYRLALHLIIGLTIGYVMQRSRFGFAGAIRKLYLTGDSSLTKALMFLFSITLLATAAIHYGAFVKGADVYYRAVKSGAAVIPGSDYVEPANLATIIGGILFGIGMMLGGGCASGTLTDAGEGEGRGLIVLFFFSTGALWGAHDMPWWTQSIFFKIHKRLYLPDAFGYMGTIVLSLLGYLLIYVIAKKYEDKRRRENTLKLEKYADWEKELPQPKEYKFFSKETYHKFFVKRWSYYTGAVFIMIMFVTILVTTGTSWGVTAVFAHWAAWFYQALGIVDVSDWGWFSGRMDAIRGGFFNHPGSMRNMGIIIGALIAPLLAGHFSFKKDFRLKDVFFYAIGGLLMGYGARIALGCNVGALYSGLSNMSLSGWVFMPSLILGGILGVKLTKKLNIKI
- the ftsX gene encoding permease-like cell division protein FtsX — encoded protein: MKIKTFGYMFKEGFKNIWRNRMMSLVSIGSVSATLIILGIIFVLVLNINNFTEWAKDQFDAIKIYLSDDISEDRIVKIGKEIKQISGIKSVEFESKEDALKKMKESWGEHGYLLEGFENRNPLPNSYTVYLENIEDSEKIVNQLKSISGVEKVNFYKDIIDKLIGVTSLIKLIGLAVIAVLIIISVFIIGNTIKLAVAARKREINIMKYVGATNWFIRWPFFIEGTLVGLIGAFLSVLIIYGTYKYIYNLVINNLYDIFTAYILPIDVILNDIIVLFIVLGAGIGALGSLMSMRKYLRV
- a CDS encoding murein hydrolase activator EnvC family protein, which gives rise to MRKNKIITLIISLIMVLFMIIESFAVGVNNDKKKLNEVTNKIKKIQSDKKENKKKQETVREEIRRLENEIQKLERELQSIENNVSKTKKEIETAKNDLTRAEKDISDKKDILDSRLRVMYENGNVGYLEVLLDSENFADLMSRLDMIKKIFKKDIELLKYLKQQRDLIEAKKKSLEVHKSELISLLNQMKNKKEKLRVSRGEMERVKKKLMKDYAALEAEEDELVKLARRIEEEIRRKQSSAKYVGGKMTWPAPGYHRITSPFGYRIHPILKTKKLHTGIDIGIPLGKNIVAAQSGKVIHAGWLGGYGKVVMIDHGGGIVTLYAHNSRILVKEGQNVSRGQVISKCGSTGMSTGPHLHFEVRENGKFVDPLKYVRP
- a CDS encoding FAD-dependent oxidoreductase — encoded protein: MGRKILIVGGVAGGASAAARLRRLSEEDQIIMFEKGPHVSFSNCCLPYHLSGIVEDADSLVLMSPEKFLKQYNIEARVNNEVVSIDRENKEITVKNLLTGEQYKESYDKLILSPGARPIVPPIPGIENVNVFSIRNVVDIDKLNKFVKSMETKDVVVIGGGFIGVEAAENLKEAGYNVTLIEAMPQIMKPFDYDMVQILHKELYDNGVNLIVGDKVSSFEKDTVILESGKKVQAQVVVMAIGVVPETELAVKAGLELGETGAIKVDQNYRTNDEDIYAVGDAIEVYHALTNSYTKLPLAGPAQKQARGVADHINGMQINNTGFIGSSVIKVFNYNAASTGLNEGLIKALNLNIKYDVVKIIPGDKVGLMPGCESVHFKLIYEIPTGRVLGAQAIGKGNVDKRIDVIATAIKFGATVNDLRDLELCYAPPFGTAKDVVNLAGYVGSNLLHGAFKQVHSSDVRDLVESGACIIDVREKNEYEQGHIIGAKNIPLSELRERLDEIPKDKPVYLHCRSGQRSYNAVLALQNLGFKNVYNISAGFMGLCFYEYFNDKTTGRKMIVTEYNFE
- a CDS encoding [Fe-Fe] hydrogenase large subunit C-terminal domain-containing protein, with the translated sequence MKLLNISEANCRNCYKCFRSCVIKSIKIENEQAHMVSDTCIYCGQCLKECPQGAIKKESDLKSVKEAIENGKKVVASIAPSFVGNFKFDDAGQLVAGLKKIGFFAVEETAVGAEIVTELYRDYIKKTSKKNLITTCCPSATLLIEKYYPVLREYMIPIVSPMLAHGKVIKKVYGKDSYVVFIGPCISKMYEANEFQHEGTIDAVITFQELDQWLEEQNIDLTALEKDSFNKTSFKTGSGFPISGNIIKNLVKESSEKKYKLIHVTGIEDCITFLDCMLEGKINNVLLELSVCRGGCIGGPGSSDNSECYYIAKNKIEEYVNKKREKNDKVYNDIKEIISKIDFSKKFFDKSIPRQIATEEEITAILRAMGKFKKEDELNCGGCGFNTCRDKAQAVFEGKAELSICLPFMRNKAESISNIMFEYTPNIVFALNEKLEVLEFNPTAEKIFKIKEEDIKNKPISTLIDDSDFINVLVTGKNIIKKKIQCPKYGVTLLGNILHLKSQNVLLAIMTNITSEEKHRAELKKVKENAVKAAQNVIDKQMRVAQEIASLLGETTAETKSTLTKLKKIALEEEGDI
- a CDS encoding 5-formyltetrahydrofolate cyclo-ligase; its protein translation is MEKKEMRKIFLKKRNALTTDDVNMKSKQIFYNLSSLPEYKNANNVMVYLDFRKEVKTKYIIEDLFLNKKNVIVPISKVKTKELLLSKINSFDDLTISTYGILEPKSEKIDIVSPEIIDIILVPGVVFDKKGYRIGYGAGYYDKFLSNLSHNFTAIGLSYELQLIDKIPKDKHDYQLDFIITEEKIIKTKKDRD
- a CDS encoding (2Fe-2S) ferredoxin domain-containing protein codes for the protein MLFNFGGIYMITVNVCIGSACHLKGSYNVINKLQQILRERNLEDKIEIKAAFCLGECTKAVSVKIDDGEVFSVREDTVEEFFETHLLGRL
- a CDS encoding Rpn family recombination-promoting nuclease/putative transposase; amino-acid sequence: MKKQKLMRPIVDFAFKALFGSENEESKIILIHLLNSILGLREKEKIKEIIYLNPYNNKEYENDKLSIMDIKVKTEKEEIIDIEMQINNNDNYRKRSLYYWSKLYSETINESKAYETLKKCIVINILNFNLLYETEKYHSKFRIMEIEEKYELLEDLEIHYIELKKFDDMKDIEEMDELEKWLTFIKNAGEEGKEGRIEKIRKKDEVIDMAGKMLEKLSADERARQMYLAREKALLDQISAKKYQEIMLQRAKEKAKEEGKKEGIKQGIKQGIKQGIMEGKREGIKQGIKEGKYEVVKNLIKMGVDLKIIADGAGISYEEVMKIKEKAEKEKH
- the ftsE gene encoding cell division ATP-binding protein FtsE, with the translated sequence MIELINISKRYKNGVMALSNINLKIEKGEFVFLVGPSGAGKSTIIKMLLKEVKPTQGRIIIDNEDITHIHRRKVPYLRRKVGVVFQDFRLLPNKTVYENVAFAMEIIEAAGKEIRKQVPMVLSMVGLSNKAKMYPNQLSGGEQQRVSIARAIVNNPPILIADEPTGNLDPETSWEIMKLLRMVNRRGTTVVMATHAKDIVDMMQQRVIALEKGQVVRDDKKGGYGYED